Below is a window of Candidatus Nitrosotenuis uzonensis DNA.
TACAGCTATGACAGGATTTGCCTTTGCAGCTGAGGAAGGTGTTGCAGCAGGAGGAGATTCCGGCTCACTGAAAATACTGGGAGCAGGTCTTGCCTTTGGTCTTGCAGCATTTGGCGCAGGTATCGGCTTGGGTTATGTAGGCTCAGCAGGTCTTGCCGTAATCAGTGAAAATCCGGCATTGCAGTCAAAAGTATTCATCTTCGTAGGCATGGTCGAGTCAATCGCAATCTACGGAATAGTCATGATGTTCATTATCTTGGGACAGTAAATCCCAACGCGTTTTTGAATTTTTTAAAAAATATTTTTCAGTAATATTTCAACTGATTTACATCCAGTATTCTGGTGCAGTATTTGCACTTGAGAACTAGACCATTTTTGTCAATAACATCCATTATTGACTCGATATACTCGTTACTGTTGGTTATACAGTCTGGATTAGAGCACCTGAAGATCTTTTCTATTTTATTTGGAAGAGATACACGCCGTTTTTCTACCAGCTTGTAGTCTTTTATGATGTTAATAGTGGCTTTTGGGGATATTATGGCAAGCTTGTTAGTGTCATGATCTGCCAGATACTTGTTTTCCACCTTTATGATGTCTTTTTTGTTGAATTTTCCGCTTGGAACGTTAAGAGCTATCGTGATGACATTCCCATCCTTTCCATCAATGCCAAGTGCTTCAAGCACTCTTAACCCCTTGCCTCCCTCAATATGGTCTATAACAGTACCGTCCTTTATCCTCCTGACAATGAGGTTTGATTCCTGCATCAGAATACTTTGTATACTAACCCGTATATATGATTGAAAGATTGAACGACTTTTACGACCAAGACATAATATCGGTTAAGGATTTTGACAAATCCAAGTTTGAAAAGGTGTTCTCGGC
It encodes the following:
- a CDS encoding ATP synthase subunit C; protein product: MKPFALLLLAAALSVTAMTGFAFAAEEGVAAGGDSGSLKILGAGLAFGLAAFGAGIGLGYVGSAGLAVISENPALQSKVFIFVGMVESIAIYGIVMMFIILGQ
- the pyrI gene encoding aspartate carbamoyltransferase regulatory subunit; its protein translation is MQESNLIVRRIKDGTVIDHIEGGKGLRVLEALGIDGKDGNVITIALNVPSGKFNKKDIIKVENKYLADHDTNKLAIISPKATINIIKDYKLVEKRRVSLPNKIEKIFRCSNPDCITNSNEYIESIMDVIDKNGLVLKCKYCTRILDVNQLKYY